Genomic DNA from Niabella ginsenosidivorans:
TGGAACAGGTCATAATTTTTCTGAGAACGGAAAATTAATGCAGTTCTCAGAAATGCTTTTGCAAAACTGGGATCAGCTGTAGTTGCATCGCTGTAAGCACTATATGCTTTGGTACCATCTCCCGGGCTGGCCTTACGGTAAGCATCGCCCAGGTTCGTTAGTATATCGGCCCTTAACCATTCATCCTTGCTTTTTTCAGTAAGTGATTTTGCTTCCTCCAGCTTCTGCACCGCATAATTAATGTCTCCTACCTTATCAATATTATTGTAGATCCTGGTAATAGCCGCACCTATCGCATTCAGGATCTCCGGGTCGTTGCCTTTCCTGCCTTTACTTGCAGTCAGTGCTGCTTCAAAGCTTTGTTTTGCTTCATCTGCCTTTTTATCAGCCAGTTGCAGTTCTCCTTTAGCTACCAGCAACCACGCATCGTTGGGTTTGGCTGCAAGGGCTTTATCCAATGCTGCTTTGGCTCCGGCAGTGTCCTGGTTCGTTAAATCTGCATTCACCAGCCAGTACGTTGCTTCCGGTTTATCTGCCTGTTTTTCAAAAATTGACTTAGCTCCCAGTACCTTGCCCTGGTACAGCTGCTTTACACCATCCTGTACGGATTGTGCATTTGCCGCTACACCCAGGATCATTGCCAATGCAAGGAGACGGATTTCTTTTTTGATCATTTTTCTAATTTTATAGTTTTACCAGTAAATAATAGATTTTGTAAATATATTGTTTTTCAGTTATTCTTTTGTTTCTGCAGGCCTGACAATGAAATTTCTTCTTCCAGGCATCAGGTATGCTTTTTTGAAAATCAGTTGCCCTATCTCACCGCTCATGAAATCTGCAAACCCCGTGCCTAAACCTCTGTGCCCTTCTTTTAATATATAAGTCAGATCTCTTGTCATCGGATAGCGCTTTGTATAGATATTTGCCTGTACAGGTAAGACATATTTATCCGGTTTATCGCTGCTTTCCAATTGCACAATTTTAACTTTTTTTAAGAAGCTCAACTGGCGGGCATCATCCTGGTTGCCGATCCAGCTTACCCCGATAAAGCCGATTGCGTCGGGGACCTTTGCCACATAATTAATGACAGAATCGCTGGTATTGGCGCCCTTTGCCTTATCTGTTAACTTTTGCCCCTTCAAAACACTGTCTACCAGAAACCGTATGGTACTTGTAGATCTTAATCCATCCAGCACCGGCACCAGCGGCCGGGTATAATTTCCTGTAAGAATCATCTGTATTTCTGCCATTGTAAGCAATGTGTCTTTTGAAGCGGGATTTGCAATTACCGCTACCGCATCCCTTGCCACAGGCAGTTGTTTTACCACTATATGCATTGAATCAACAACAGACTGTACCTCAGCATCTGTCAGCTTTATTGTTGAAATAACCATCCTGATGCTGTCATTCCAAAGATCTTTGATGCATTCCGATTCCGGCTTATACTGCACATTAATTTTTGTGCTGTCATTATTGGACTCATACACCTGAATCAGCGCATCTACAATGGGTTTGAACGATTCATCAGCACTGATCGTGATAGTTCCTTTAACCGGTGTATCTGTGTATTCCTGCCTTCCATCACCAGGCCCGCAGGCAAATAAACCAACCGCCAGCACAAAACTCCCTATTATAAAACGCAATGCCTGCATTCCTGCCCTTCTATTTAAAATAATTTTTTTTATATCCCCTGTACACCCTCCACGCACCATAAATTACAAAAAGAATTCCCAAAAGCAGATCAATGATATCCGGCGGGAACCGTTTATTTAAAGCAAGGTCAAATTTGTTGCGTACTATCAGGAACACCCCAACAAATATGATTAACACCCCCATTGTATAATCCAGCATTGACCGCATACCGGCAACCTGTTTGTTCCGCTGCCGTTCGTAATCTTCATTTGATTTTATTGACATATTTCCTATGAGGGTTGGCAATTTATTGATTTTTCTAATTAGATACAAAATTTTAAAATTCCATAACAGTCTTTCTACCAGCCGGGGTACAGAGAAGGAGCAAACCTACAGATTAACCAGAACGTCAACGGATAAGACTCCACATACACGAATGAGCGTGAAAAACGCCGTTTATGCCCTATTAGGAACACACATCTGTATTGTATTTAGCTCTTATTCTGACATTTATGATACTGTCAAAAGTATTTTCCACCTCGAAACCGGGCGTTGGCACTTGCAAATCAAACAAATGTTAACAACATTGCAACGCGGAGCTCCTTTTTAAGGGATCATACCCTGAATCCCCGGCACTGCCTCTGATAAACACTTCTGTTCTACAAATAGTATCTTTACAGGCACTATGTATTTTGTTAAAACGCCCTGGTGGCTAAAAAAAATATATGCTGCTTATAACTGGGATATTCCTGTTTCAGAAAAAAAGATATTTTTAACATTTGATGATGGTCCTCACCCTGTGGCTACTCCTTTTGTATTAGAACAACTAAAGGCCTATAATGCAAAAGCTACCTTTTTTTGTATTGGTAAGAATGTGGCAGCCGGGCAAAGCATTTACCAGCAGATCCTGAATGAGGGCCACAGTGTTGGTAATCATACTCATAATCACCTGAATGGGTGGAAAACCAAAACAGCTGCCTATATAGATAATGTAGCAGAGGCCTCAAAAGTGATCCGGTCCGGCCTGTTCCGGCCGCCCTACGGGCGCATCAGTAAAGAACAGGGTCGCCTGTTACGCCGGGTAAACGGGTTCCGGATCATTATGTGGGACGTATTAAGCGGTGATTTTGACCAACAGCTTCCACCCGAAAAATGCCTGGGCCATGTTTTACAAAAAACCACAAGTGGATCGATCATTGTTTTCCATGATAGCCAAAAGGCATTAAGGAATATGCAATATGCACTTCCGGAAGTCTTAAAACATTTTTCTCAATCCGGTTTCTCATTTGAAGCCATCACTGAACTGACGTTTCCATAACAAAGGGCCTGGGTGAATACCCAAGCCCGATTTTTAATCCGTACCCTATGAAAACTTGGTAGTGAAGTTATACTGTTTTACACACATAGGCAAAAAAAAAATTTGTTAATATTGCCGTTTTCTACCTTAAAGAACGGGAAATGCTGATTGATACACATGCGCATATTTATTCAGGAGAATTTGACAGCGACAGGAAAGAAATGCTTGAGCGGGCCTTTAATGCCGGCGTGGACCAGATCTTAATGCCTGCCATTGATAAGGAAACACATGCTTCCCAATTAGCGCTGCAAACAGCTTATCCGGGCAAATGCCTTTCTATGATGGGTCTGCACCCAGTATCTGTAAAGGAAGACTTCCGGAATGAGCTGAGGATAGCTGAGGAATTTTTAAAGCAGGGCTCATTTATTGCCATTGGCGAAACCGGGCTGGACTATTACTGGGACCTCAGCTTTAAACAACAGCAGTTAGAAGCATTTGAACAGCAGGCACAATGGGCGGTTGATTATCATATTCCTATTGTAATACATAGCAGGGAATCAACAGATGATTGCATTGCCGTCATCAAAAAATATACGCCTAAAGGCCTGCGCGGCGTTTTTCATTGTTTTAGCGGAACGTTGGAACAGGCAAAGACGATTATTGCTGAAGGATTTTACCTGGGGATCGGCGGGGTGCTGACCTTTAAAAAATCGGGACTGGATGCCGTTTTGAAAGAATTATCTTTAGATCATATCCTTTTAGAGACTGATGCCCCTTACCTGGCGCCTGTTCCTTACCGTGGTAAAAGGAATGAGCCTGCATATGTGGTACAGGTTGCGCAAAGACTGGCTGATATAAAAGAAATGCCATTGAATGACCTTGCAGCTATTACAACTGCCAATGCCAAAAAATTATTCGCTTTATAGCACCGGAAACCGTATTTTTGCAGCCCTCCCGATGATTTTCGGGATCAAACAGAGAGGTGTCCGAGTGGTTGAAGGAGCACGCCTGGAAAGTGTGTATACGGGAAACCGTATCGAGGGTTCGAATCCCTTCCTCTCTGCAAAGCTTTATGGTCCGGCATGGGTCATTTTTTGTTTGTTTTCAGCCATGTAAAATGAAATTTTACCAAAGCGGATGGAGTAAGGGTAACCGGCGCAAAATGGCGCCATAAAAGATCGTATCAGGCATCCGGTCCCTTACTTACTGAACATGCATTAATGTACGCTGTATACAGCAGCTTTATTGATACCGGGAAATACATGAAACTCAAAGAAGGGTTTTGCTTCCTTCCTCATAAGAAGTGTTGGTACCACTTTATCAGTATAGGGATGAATTTCAATGGTATTTCCCCGTTTTAAATATCTTTTTGAAATAAGGGAATCAATATCAGCCGGTCTCAGATGAATACAGCCATGCGATTCCTCCAGCACAAAATCTTTTTTGCCAACAGCCGTGTAGGCCTCATCATAAGGTGTGGTATGAATAAAATCGCTCATAAAGGTTTCCCGGCCTTTATTCAGCACCCGGTCGCCATTTAAGTCCCGGAAATATTTAATTGTTATATGGCCAAAATCGTTAAATACCCATCTGTCTGGCAATGCCTTGCCATCTTTGTACTTAAATGAAGCATAGTAATCCTTTAAATAATCCGTCAGTTCCTTTTCCGTTTTAAAATATTTTGAAGTTTTAACGACAGCTGATAGTTTTTTCCATCCTCCATTCATGTTCACTTCCATGGCTCCGTCTTTCCCCGTCCGGAGCGCCGCCCCCCAGGGTACCCGCGAAAAAGGATATGCTGATCCCTGTGTAACATGCTGATCAATCAGGCCAATGATATACCTGCCCGCTCTTGTTGGAGTTGCCTCATTGCCACCACGGTCCTTATATTTTGCTACAGGGCCTCCATGAGCATCTATTTCTGTGATTCTTTGTAATTGTGGCATTTTTTACTGATTATAACATAAGTCAATCTTGTTGATCTCAAAGTTCCGGTATCCCTCTTTTGGCATGGAACGATCCGGATAGACTTTTACAGAACTTATAGCATGGGGCGTTTTTACAGCTCCCTTAAATACAAACGGATAGACCTGCTGCAGTGTCAGTTGCTGAAATTCTTTTTTTTCTATTTCAGAGGCACCAAACTTTTTCTTAAAGTCTTCAATTGACAAACCAGCCCTCAGTTGCGCCGGAAGGGCAGTCACCTGCAACACACAGGTATTCCCGGGATAAAAGGCGCTGTCAAGATACATATAGACTGCAGCTGTGTCAATGATTTCATCACTGGCATTCACTTTGATAATGAACCGTTCCGATAGCGAAGCCAGCAGCCCTTGCAGTCGGGGAATGGTTGTTGCTGAAGAGTCTGCAACGATAGCAGCAGCGTCCTGTAATGCCTGCAGCAATGTATCTTTTGGAAGCATACGCGGTGTGATCCTTGTTGCTTCAGTACCCTTGTCGGGCGTTCCTTTGCTATTGACATCAGCACAGGAAATGAGCACCTGCAGGAACAGCACAAAAACCAAAAACCGGAAAACTGCATTCATCATTATTAAGTCTGTTTAAATTATTGAACAATGCTGTGTACCAAATGAAAACCGAGCCGGCAGTCATCATTCACGTTTACAAAAAATCGCCCCAACCCAATGAGGCGATCATAATATATTTTAAAAAACGATTGCAAATAATTATCACACCCGTTTCCTTTTTTCAAATTTACTAAAGATGAGCTACAGGTAAAGAACAGAGCTTCAACCTTTTCGAAAAACTCCCTCCCAAAGCAACCCGTCAGGCCTCATCAGGCCAGTTGTTCTTATAGGTGGAATCGTTCAACCTGATTTCTTTTGCACTCAATTGTAAGGAGATCTGCATAGGAAATTCACTATCATGATTATATTCTTCATGGTAATCAACACAATGGGCGTCTGAGAATTTTAATACTTTTAATTTGCTCATATTGTCCCTGCGGTAAAAGGTGATCTGCCCGCTTTTTGTTTGTGTGGCGCTTACCATCCAATCAAACAGGTTGGTGCTCCCGGTGCTTTCAATGGTAACATCAATCAGCCCGCCCATCGGAATGGATGTGGGCCGGTTAGTCCGGTCTGTTTCCTGGGAAAACCGGAACTTACAATGAAGCACGGTTGACTCTTCCCCATCCGCTGAAAATTTTGCTAAGAATGACATAGATAATTATTTAATAACCCGACCCTTTCGGATCGGGTTATGATTTAATTAAAGATCTTCAACTTATTGTAATCCAGATCAAACAGCCCACTGGTTTACATGGGAAGCATTACCCATAGAAATTTCTTTCGCAGAAATTGTGAATGTTTCTGTGATCGGGTTTTCGCTTGTAGAACTAAAATTCTCCCTGTAATCTACCAGGTATCCTTCTTTAAAATTCAGCTCTTTCATTGTTGCGTCTGAATCTCTCTTTGTAAAAGTGATCTTACCGTCTTTTCTTTCAAAATTGTTGCACATCCATTCGAAGAATTTGGTATCACCAGTAGATTCTACTGTAATGTGAATTTTGCCTCCGCGGGTAATTGTAGATGGACGACCGGTCGCATCTGTTTCCTGTTTCAAAGCATAGCTGATATCAATTACATTGTTTTTCTGACCAGCTACTTCTAATTGTGCTTTAAATGACATAATTGTACATTTTAGGTTAAAAAATAAAAAGTATAAAAACTATAAATAAAAAACTGGGTTATGTACAGTCAATACGTCACTTGTCCACTGCACGCTGTATGCTGGCTTTGTTCCTTATGTTAGCTCCACAAAATCATTCTCTTAATTATTTTCCTTCCTGTTCGTATTTCGACATCCATTCCACACCGTCAGGATCGTCGCCTTTTTGCCCTTCCAGCTTAATAAGGAACGTTTTAGCCGGGAAGTAAGGTTTTAAATGTATATCCAAATGGATCCGGTCTTTCTGAACGGGATCCTGTTCAAATCTTTTAATAGTAAAATTTTCAATAAGCTTGCTTGGTCCGGTAATGCCGTCCAGAAATTTCACAATCTGGGAATTCAGTTCCTTTCTTGTATTTGCATTAAAATTCTCAAATGCCCGCCTGTTCAGGAAGTCCATCATCACTTTGGCAACATAATCAAATACCCTTACAACCGAATAGGTCTGTAAACCAATATTGTCACCATTAAACAGGGTCTTTGCCGAAAAAGCCATCACTTTCCCGTACTCTTTTGCCATTGGGATCAGCCCCAGCTTCTCCAGGCTGGCTATCTCACTCTTTTTCAGATCAAATTTCACGCCATCTACCTCATTCATCGTTCCGTATTTCTTACCTGCGGTCACCTGCGACATTAATGTATAATAGACTTTACCTGCCAGGGAACTTGACGGCGGAACATATAAATGATCTTCTTCGCCAACAGCATCTACCTTTCCGCGGCCTACCAGCCAGTTACAGGCCATCATTACATTAGAACGATAGGGATCGCCACCAGTCAGATTAGCGGCCTCAAACAGTTCCATTACATCATCAGGCGTATCCAGGTTCTCAAAATCCGTTATCAGCATTACTTTATTATCATGCGCGATCTTGGCCCATTTCTCAACCACTTTATTAGAACCCAAATAACCGGGCAATACCAGTATGCTATAGTTATTGCGCAGATCAAGACGGTCATAGTTATTTACCAGTTCGGTCTGAATATGATCAATGAAGCGCGTATTGTCCAGGTCTTTTAACTGATCCAGTTCCGCGTTCATAATAGAAACATTCTTCACTTTCTGGCTTTCGGTGTTTTTGTAGAACAAAGCCACAGACCGGTAAGAACGTTCCAGTTCCCTGGTACGATCCAGTGCTTTCCTCAGGTTTGCTTTTAATGTAGTATCAGCGATACCTGCCTGTTTATCGCACTCGTTCACCATTTCACTCAGATCGTCAGTCTTGCTCAACACATCAATCCACCAGCTCAATGTTTTTTTCAATTCATTGCGCTCTTCCTTTTTGGAAGACTCTTCTAAAAAGATCTTCTTCCTTGCCTTCCGCTCCGGGTTCAGGTTCTGAACATTGTCAATTGCCGACTCCAGCAGATCAAAACCGCCCAGTCTGGCAAGCGCATCCAGGTGCGTTTCCAGCGATTTAAGTTCTTTTACTCCGGGTTGTTTAAACTCTTTCTGAACACTTTGTTCTTCCTGAGCGGGATTATTTTGAGCAGTTGCCATATTTTATTGTTCGAATAGATTAAATATCGGAAATCAGTTATTTAGAATTATCCAGTTCCTGAACCAGCACTTTTAATGCCGCCAGCAGGTTTTCCTTGGTTTCTTTATCTGCCAGCGCCTGTTTTAACAGCTTATTGGTCTTTAACTGCTTTACAATTTTCTGATATTGCTTGCGCTTCATATCCAGCTCACTTAAATAAGTGCTCTGATGGGTAATGCCGCCAGCCCCAAAATCCTGCAGACCTTTAAAGTGCAGATCTTCCCGTTTGGTAGCGCCTTCTTCTGTTTCAAAATCCATGGTTACGGATGGAGCAAAATGTGCAAACACTGCTTCCACACTTGTAAGGCCCTGTACTATTTCCGGCTTAACAGGAGGCAGATCAGTTAATTTTTCTGCTAATAAGACGCGATTCTGTGGTATATCTGCAAAGGCTTCAAAGGCATCTGTTTTTACTTCTGTACCACCAATACCGTAAGGCTCTAAAGGCATAGCTTTTAACTTTTATAGGTCTGAATGAAATATCTACTTTAAAGAAGGCTCTCAGAATATTCAGCATCAAGTTGTAGCATTAGCGCATTTTTCTGAGTTAGCTCCTCTCAAAAATAGGGATTAATTCCTAAATAAATCTAAAAATAAAAATAATTCAATAATAATTTATCATTAAAAAACACTGCATACCCTTCTGCTTTCTAACCCGGTAATATGCAAAGTTTGGGCCAGATTCTATGCCCCATTCTCCCAAACAAGCTCCTCATTTTCAACCTTTAGCAGCGCCCTGGAACCTGGTAAAAGCTCTCCGGAGATGATCTTCTTTGACAGCGGGCGCCTGATCTGCGAACGGATGACCCCGTGTAAAGGTCTTGCTCCATACTCCGGTGTAAAGCCCATTACCGCCAGCTTCTTCCGTGCTTCAGGGGTGATTTCTATGCTAACCTGTTGTTTTTCAAGAGCTGTATATAAGGACTTGAGGTTGATGTCCAGGATCCGTTCCACCATCTGCTCCTTCATGGGTGCAAAGGGAACAATTTCCGTTAAACGTCCCAGGAATTCCGGCCGGAAATGATTTCCCATAATATTGAGCAAACTGACCGGATCAGGTGGCGTTCCGTTCTGATTAAATGCCTCCACCACATGCCGGCTGCCGATATTGGAAGTAAAAATGACCAGGGAGTTTGAAAAATCGCCTTCTTTGCCCAGCTTATCGTGGATCTTTCCTTCATCCATCAGCTGAAGAAAAATATCAAACACGGAAGGGTGTGCTTTTTCTATTTCATCAAAAAGCACTACAGAATAGGGCTGCTGCCGGATTTTATTAACGAGCAGGCCACCTTCTTCATACCCCACATACCCCGGAGGGGCCCCATAAAGCAGGGCGGCAGAATGTTCTTCCTTGAATTCCGACATATCAAAACGGATGATATTGGTTTCATCCTGAAACAGGAAATCGGCCAGGGCCTTTGCCAGCTCTGTTTTACCGGTACCGGTAGGCCCCAGGAAGAAAAAGGAACCGATCGGCTGCCCCGGCTTCCCTAATCCTGAACGGGACTCGAGGATCGATTCGCTGATGATCTTTATAGCATGATCCTGCCCTACCACTCTTTGCTTCAGGATTTCTTCTATATTCAGCAACCGTTCCTTTTCCTGCGCCTGGATCTTTCCTAAAGGGATACCTGTTTTATCTGCTACTATGGAAACCACATCGTGCTTCTCCAATGTTGCCCGGTCCTGCTCCACCAGCGGTTTCAGGGTCTCGTAGACGGAATCAAGATATTGAATGACTTCGTCCGCCGTTTTCATTTCCAGGGGGTTCTCACCTGCCGGAACAGCGCTCCATATAACGGGGCTCATCCCGTTTTTCAATTGCTGGTAATGCCATTGATAATCTTCAAGGCTTGTAGGGGTTTCACCATTCTTAAAGGCTTCAAATTCGGCTTTCTGTGTTTTCAGTACCAGGGCACCCGTATCTTTTACCAGTCTCAATGCCGCCATGGAACGGTCGGCCAGGTCAATGGCGGCATCCGGCAACCTCCTGTCCTTGATATACCGTTTTGCCAGACGTATGGATTCATGCAGGGTTTCATCGGGTGCATTTATTTTATGATGCGCTTCATACAGTGGCATTACGATCTTCATCATCCTGAAAGCCACTCCGGGCGCAGGCTCTTCAACAGCCAGGGGCTCGAACCGGCGCGCAAATGCTTCATCTTTTTCCAGGTGCTTCCTGTATTCATCCATTGTAGTGGCCCCTATAATGGTAATGGCTCCTTTAGCCAGCTCGGGTTTCAACAAATTGGCAGCGCCAGAGAACGGGCCATTTTTATCCAGCAGCACATGGATCTCGTCAATAAATAAAATGCCTTTTTCCAGTTGTTTTATTTCATTAAGCACTGATTTCAGACGTTCTTCCGTTTCGCCTTTGTAGGAGGCGCCTGCGGCCATTGTGCCATTATCCAGCTCAAACACTTTTGCATTTTTCAGGAAGGCCGGCACCTGCCCTTTTTGAATGGCAATGGCAAATCCGTCTGCCAGGGCTGTTTTGCCCACCCCCGGCTCACCTATTAACAGCACATTGGGTTTTGTACGGCGGCTGAGAATCTCCGCCATCATCCGGATCTCTTGTTCCCGCCCGATGATGGGATCCAGTTTACCTTCAGCAGCCATCAATGTTTTATCAATGCAATATTTCTGCAATGCCTGCCTGCCGGATGCCGTTTTCCCGGTACCTGTTTCCACTGCTTTCTCTACTTCATTCAGCAGGTTGATGCCACCCAGGGAAACGGATGCCAGGTTTATCAGTTGCTGGCGCTGCACCGGAAATGTTTTCAGTTGATCAAAAGAAAATGCAATCCCCGGCGTACTGATGGACGCCAGCACGTGTATCGGCTCTATTGCATCATCCTGTGTTTGTATACGGATATTATCCGCATCATCCAGCACTGCAGCCATCTCATCAGCAGCAGGAATATCTTCCTTAAGTGCAGCCGACTTGGGATAGCTTTCCATGCGCACATCTGCCCAGTCTGCAAGGTAATACACATC
This window encodes:
- a CDS encoding PstS family phosphate ABC transporter substrate-binding protein, whose translation is MQALRFIIGSFVLAVGLFACGPGDGRQEYTDTPVKGTITISADESFKPIVDALIQVYESNNDSTKINVQYKPESECIKDLWNDSIRMVISTIKLTDAEVQSVVDSMHIVVKQLPVARDAVAVIANPASKDTLLTMAEIQMILTGNYTRPLVPVLDGLRSTSTIRFLVDSVLKGQKLTDKAKGANTSDSVINYVAKVPDAIGFIGVSWIGNQDDARQLSFLKKVKIVQLESSDKPDKYVLPVQANIYTKRYPMTRDLTYILKEGHRGLGTGFADFMSGEIGQLIFKKAYLMPGRRNFIVRPAETKE
- a CDS encoding polysaccharide deacetylase family protein, producing MYFVKTPWWLKKIYAAYNWDIPVSEKKIFLTFDDGPHPVATPFVLEQLKAYNAKATFFCIGKNVAAGQSIYQQILNEGHSVGNHTHNHLNGWKTKTAAYIDNVAEASKVIRSGLFRPPYGRISKEQGRLLRRVNGFRIIMWDVLSGDFDQQLPPEKCLGHVLQKTTSGSIIVFHDSQKALRNMQYALPEVLKHFSQSGFSFEAITELTFP
- a CDS encoding TatD family hydrolase, which gives rise to MLIDTHAHIYSGEFDSDRKEMLERAFNAGVDQILMPAIDKETHASQLALQTAYPGKCLSMMGLHPVSVKEDFRNELRIAEEFLKQGSFIAIGETGLDYYWDLSFKQQQLEAFEQQAQWAVDYHIPIVIHSRESTDDCIAVIKKYTPKGLRGVFHCFSGTLEQAKTIIAEGFYLGIGGVLTFKKSGLDAVLKELSLDHILLETDAPYLAPVPYRGKRNEPAYVVQVAQRLADIKEMPLNDLAAITTANAKKLFAL
- a CDS encoding L,D-transpeptidase; protein product: MPQLQRITEIDAHGGPVAKYKDRGGNEATPTRAGRYIIGLIDQHVTQGSAYPFSRVPWGAALRTGKDGAMEVNMNGGWKKLSAVVKTSKYFKTEKELTDYLKDYYASFKYKDGKALPDRWVFNDFGHITIKYFRDLNGDRVLNKGRETFMSDFIHTTPYDEAYTAVGKKDFVLEESHGCIHLRPADIDSLISKRYLKRGNTIEIHPYTDKVVPTLLMRKEAKPFFEFHVFPGINKAAVYSVH
- the tssD gene encoding type VI secretion system tube protein TssD — translated: MSFLAKFSADGEESTVLHCKFRFSQETDRTNRPTSIPMGGLIDVTIESTGSTNLFDWMVSATQTKSGQITFYRRDNMSKLKVLKFSDAHCVDYHEEYNHDSEFPMQISLQLSAKEIRLNDSTYKNNWPDEA
- the tssD gene encoding type VI secretion system tube protein TssD; protein product: MSFKAQLEVAGQKNNVIDISYALKQETDATGRPSTITRGGKIHITVESTGDTKFFEWMCNNFERKDGKITFTKRDSDATMKELNFKEGYLVDYRENFSSTSENPITETFTISAKEISMGNASHVNQWAV
- a CDS encoding DUF5458 family protein; this translates as MATAQNNPAQEEQSVQKEFKQPGVKELKSLETHLDALARLGGFDLLESAIDNVQNLNPERKARKKIFLEESSKKEERNELKKTLSWWIDVLSKTDDLSEMVNECDKQAGIADTTLKANLRKALDRTRELERSYRSVALFYKNTESQKVKNVSIMNAELDQLKDLDNTRFIDHIQTELVNNYDRLDLRNNYSILVLPGYLGSNKVVEKWAKIAHDNKVMLITDFENLDTPDDVMELFEAANLTGGDPYRSNVMMACNWLVGRGKVDAVGEEDHLYVPPSSSLAGKVYYTLMSQVTAGKKYGTMNEVDGVKFDLKKSEIASLEKLGLIPMAKEYGKVMAFSAKTLFNGDNIGLQTYSVVRVFDYVAKVMMDFLNRRAFENFNANTRKELNSQIVKFLDGITGPSKLIENFTIKRFEQDPVQKDRIHLDIHLKPYFPAKTFLIKLEGQKGDDPDGVEWMSKYEQEGK
- a CDS encoding ATP-dependent Clp protease ATP-binding subunit produces the protein MQFSKTLEKAIHIAKAIARENMHNSYAAAHVLKALLHKDVELDPVLVQADVDVYYLADWADVRMESYPKSAALKEDIPAADEMAAVLDDADNIRIQTQDDAIEPIHVLASISTPGIAFSFDQLKTFPVQRQQLINLASVSLGGINLLNEVEKAVETGTGKTASGRQALQKYCIDKTLMAAEGKLDPIIGREQEIRMMAEILSRRTKPNVLLIGEPGVGKTALADGFAIAIQKGQVPAFLKNAKVFELDNGTMAAGASYKGETEERLKSVLNEIKQLEKGILFIDEIHVLLDKNGPFSGAANLLKPELAKGAITIIGATTMDEYRKHLEKDEAFARRFEPLAVEEPAPGVAFRMMKIVMPLYEAHHKINAPDETLHESIRLAKRYIKDRRLPDAAIDLADRSMAALRLVKDTGALVLKTQKAEFEAFKNGETPTSLEDYQWHYQQLKNGMSPVIWSAVPAGENPLEMKTADEVIQYLDSVYETLKPLVEQDRATLEKHDVVSIVADKTGIPLGKIQAQEKERLLNIEEILKQRVVGQDHAIKIISESILESRSGLGKPGQPIGSFFFLGPTGTGKTELAKALADFLFQDETNIIRFDMSEFKEEHSAALLYGAPPGYVGYEEGGLLVNKIRQQPYSVVLFDEIEKAHPSVFDIFLQLMDEGKIHDKLGKEGDFSNSLVIFTSNIGSRHVVEAFNQNGTPPDPVSLLNIMGNHFRPEFLGRLTEIVPFAPMKEQMVERILDINLKSLYTALEKQQVSIEITPEARKKLAVMGFTPEYGARPLHGVIRSQIRRPLSKKIISGELLPGSRALLKVENEELVWENGA